The DNA window TCGGCGATGTTCGTGCGTCGGAACGTCCCCGAGGAGGTGCTGGAGTGGCTGAGCGATCGGGGCAGGGCGATGTACGCGTTCCAGGAGCACTGCTTCAGGACGCTGACGGAGCACGATCCGGCGCTGCAGCTCCCGACGGCGTTTCCGAGGGAGCACGTGACGGAGTCGCTCGGTGAGGTGATCGCGGCGGCGGGGCTCAAGCAGCTCCGGTGTGGAGAGTCGGAGAAGGCGGCGCACGTGACGTGGATGTTCAGCGGTGGGCGCGAGACGCCGTTCGAGGGGGAGGAGCGGCGGATCCTGCCTTCGCCCCGGGACGTGGCGAGCCACGTGGAGCGTCCGGAGATGAACGCCACGGCGGTGGCGGCGGAGACGGCCGCTGCGGTGAAGAGCGGTGCGTACGACTTCATCCTGGTCAACTTCGCGAACCCGGACGTGCTCGGTCACACCGGCAACCTCGACGTGGCCACGCGCGCGGTGGAGGCGGTGGACGCGGCCGTGGGGGTGATCGCGGACGCGGTGCTCGCGGGGGACGGGGTGCTGATGGTGACGTCGGCGCACGGGAACTGCGAGGAGATGCTGGACGAGGAGGGGAGGCCCCACGCGGATCACACGAGGAACCCGGTGCCGTTCCACTACGTGAGCGCAAGCGAGCCGGGGATCGGGCTGCGGTCGGGGGGGCGTCTGGAAGACGTCGCGCCGACGCTGCTGGAGCTTCTGGGACTGCCACAGCCTGCGGTGATGACGGGGCGCTCGCTCCGCGTCCGCGTGTAGACGGCTCGTGACGGACGAGAGACGGCTGGGCCCGTACCGGCTCCGAAGCGAGGTCGCGACAGGCGCGTTCACCGTGACCTTCCGCGCCGAGCACGTGGAGCTGGGGCGCGAGGTGCAGATCAAGACGCTGAAGGCGTCCGTGGCGCGGGGTGGGCCGCTCGCTGCGGGGCTGGAGCGTGAGGCGAAGATCCTGGGTCGGCTCGACCATCCCGGGATCGTGACCATCCAGGATGTGCTGCGCGAGGAGGGGGGCCTCGGGCTGGTGCTGGAGCCGGTCGCGGGGCCGACGCTCGCGGCGGTGCTGGGGCGGGTGAAGCGGCTGGGGCCGGACGAGGCGGCGGCCATCGCGGCGCAGCTCGCGCGCGCGGTGGGGCACCTGCATCAGCGGGGGGTCGTTCACTGCGGGCTCGCGCCGGAGATCGTGGCGGTGACGCCGGCGGGCGGGGTGAAGATCCTCGACCTGTCGACGGCGCGGGAGCCGGGGCGGGGGGGTGAAGAAGAGCCATTCGAGGCGCTGGAGCTGGCGCGCCCGGATCTGATGGCGCCGGAGCAGATCCTGGGGGAGCGGCCGCAGCCGGCGGTGGACGTGTTCGCGCTCGGCGTGCTGCTGCACCAGATGATCGCGGGGGAAGGTCCGTTCGGGCCCGCGCAGGCGGAGGGGCGGAGCGCGGCGCACCGGGTCCGGAGGGAGCCTCCGCGCCCGCTGCGCGCGGTGGTGCCCGAGGTCTCGCGCGGTCTGGAGCTGCTGGTGCTGCGGTGCCTGGAGAAGGAGCCGGACCAGCGCTACGCGAACGGGAATGCGGTGGTCGCGGCGCTCGAAGAGATCCTCGCGGAGCGCGGGTTCGCGCCGGGGGCAGAGTCGGCGCTCGTCGCGAAGGCGCTCTCGGGGGCGAAGCTGGAGGGGCTCGGTGGGGGGGCCACACAGCGAGGTGGAGCGAAGCCCGCGCTCGAGCCAGCGCGGCTCCCGGTGCCCGTGCCGCGGGCTCCGCTCATCGTCGAGGCGCGGCCGCTGCTGGTGGTGTTCGCGCTCATCGTGGTGGGGGGGGCCGCCATCGAGCTGGGGCTGCGGGATCACGATGAGCCGGACGCGCCCGGGCTTGCGGAGGCTGCGGATCGGGCGACGGGGCCGCGGGGGTACCTGCGGGTGCTGGCCAAGCCGTGGGCGGAGGTCTTCCTCGATGGGGACCTGGTCGACGTGACGCCCATCGCGCGATCGATCCCCGTGCTGCCGGGGCGGCACTACGTGACGTTCCGCCACCCGAACGCGCCCGAGGACAAGCGGGAGGTGGTCATCGCGGCGGGGCAGACGGTGCTGCTCGACGTCACGCTGAAGATCGACCGCGCCATGCCGGACGCCGGTGTGGATGCCGGGGCGCAAGACGACTCGCCCTGAGGGGGGTGGAGGGCTGGCCGGCGTGCCGTGACGCGCCCGAGGGCGAGGGAGGGGCGCTGGGGGCGCTGGCAGTGCTGGCGGTGCTGGGAGCGCTGGGGGTGCTGGAGGCGCTGGCGCTCAGGCCATGACGCGCGGTGCTTCCGCGGGGATGCCGGTGAGCGCCCAGGCGTCGGCGCAGGTCTGTGCGCGGAAGGTCTCCAGCTCCTCGGGGGAAGGGCCCCAGGTGTAGCGGCCGGCTTCGTAGCCGTCGCGCAGGATGCCGCGGTCGGCGAGGGCGAGGTAGGCGTCGGTGATGGTCGGCAGGTGCGCGCTCGGGTAAGCGCCCACGAGGGCCTGGGGGCC is part of the Chondromyces crocatus genome and encodes:
- a CDS encoding serine/threonine protein kinase, which produces MTDERRLGPYRLRSEVATGAFTVTFRAEHVELGREVQIKTLKASVARGGPLAAGLEREAKILGRLDHPGIVTIQDVLREEGGLGLVLEPVAGPTLAAVLGRVKRLGPDEAAAIAAQLARAVGHLHQRGVVHCGLAPEIVAVTPAGGVKILDLSTAREPGRGGEEEPFEALELARPDLMAPEQILGERPQPAVDVFALGVLLHQMIAGEGPFGPAQAEGRSAAHRVRREPPRPLRAVVPEVSRGLELLVLRCLEKEPDQRYANGNAVVAALEEILAERGFAPGAESALVAKALSGAKLEGLGGGATQRGGAKPALEPARLPVPVPRAPLIVEARPLLVVFALIVVGGAAIELGLRDHDEPDAPGLAEAADRATGPRGYLRVLAKPWAEVFLDGDLVDVTPIARSIPVLPGRHYVTFRHPNAPEDKREVVIAAGQTVLLDVTLKIDRAMPDAGVDAGAQDDSP